GTGGAAGACGATTGGACGCTGCCACGTAGAGCTCCTCCCACATGAGAGCCATACCACATGATGATGTGGCTGTGAGTGTACGGCAGCCGGCAGCCTCTGCGCCGATCGCTGCACTCATGGCACTGTGCTCACTCTCTACCGGTATAAATTCTGTATCGATCTCTCCATTGGAGATAAATGTTGAAACGAACTGAGGTATCTCAGTTGAAGGTGTTATAGGAAATGCAGGCATAACATCCGGATTGATCTGCTTTATAGCATGTGCCACAGCCTCATTTCCTGAAAGACGTTCTCTTATAGCCATTTATTTGCCCTCCTTCATAGTGATTGCTCCGAATTTGCACTGGTATGCGCATATACCGCAGCCCTTGCAGTGCTCCAGGTCAAATGCGAGACGCTTGCCTGATACGACCGGAATGCATGAATCCGGACAGACAGGTGCGCACAGAAGACAGTGTACGCATTTGCTCTCGTCTAGGACAGGGGTTGAAGTCCTCCACTCACCTGTGTTAAATGCCTTGGATGTGCCACCGCCGTATACGTGGTTTCCAGGTGTGAGCTCTGTCCATTTGCTATTGTCATGTATCTTGCTTATATCTGTTCTCATTACTTCATTACCTCCCTGAAGGCGAGCTTTAATGCTTCCATGTTGCCTTCGATAACCTCTGGTTTCTTGGCAAATTTGTGCTGATATGACTGTCTCATATCTTCGAGGAAAGGTCCCTCCTCCATGATTCCACTGACAGCAACGATGGCTGCAAGCATAGGAGAGTTAGGGAAATTCTTGCCGAGAGTCTTCAGAGAGATCTCCTTGGCATCAAGTGTGTATACCCTGCCCTTGTAACCCTTGAGCAGTGGACGGACCTCGTCCGGAGTCTTAGGTGTATTTATAATGATGGCGCCATCCTCGGCGAGACCTGCAGTCACATGTACAGGTTCGATCAGAGATTCGTCTACAACAACCACATACTGTGGCTCGTAAATGTTGGAATGTACTCTGATAGGTTCACTGCTGATCCTGTTGTAAGCAGTGATAGGTGCGCCCATTCTCTCTGGACCATACTCAGGGAATCCCTGAACATATTTACCTGTTTTGAATGCCACATCTGCGAGGAGCAGGGCAGCAGTCTTGGCACCCTGACCACCACGTCCGTGCCATCTGATTTCGATAGTATCTTTCACTTTTACATCTCCTGTCAAAAATTTCTCATTAAGTTCCATTTAATAGGAAAAATAATCCTTTTGATTATACCATTTATATATAATAAGTAAAGAATAAAATTAAGGATGTGTAGGTGAATACAGAAAAAATTAACGAATAATGGGGGATACACCTGAAAATGTTAGATATTGACGGGCTGTGCAACATAAAATCATAAACAACAGGGAAGAAAGTGATAAAAATACTGCATGTGTATATATGAAAGAGATCATCGCCAACAAAAAAGACAGCTATGGGATCAACCCATAGCTGTCTAAAATGTTCATAAAAGCGATATTTACAATCTGACCAGAAAATGAATACAAGTCTGTCCGTCTACTGTCTGATTGTCGAGAAGGATCTCACCGTCATATTTTTTAGTGAGTTGTTTTAACTTATAAAGACCTATCCCCCTTGAATATCTGCCATCCCTCAGCGGCTTTGTCGAGTAGCCTTTGGTGAAGAAATCCCTTCGCATGGTGGCGGTGAGTGTAGGCCCTGCATTGAGAGTCTCAATGGATGTCTTCGTTCCATCTGAGTCGATCACTATTTCTATATGTCCTCCATCCTCGGTGGCATCAAATGCATTGTCTACCAGAATACTCATCGTATCTAGGAGTTCGAACTCAGCAGCCTTTGATGTGAGAGTTGAATTCTTGACATTTATATTGAGATCTATATCTCGTTCCTGGGCAAGGTTCATCTTGCTGAACAGAAATCCGGCGATCAGTTTCATGTTGATCTTCAGAAGGTAGGAATTTTTTATAACATGATCGCTGCATGAAGTATCAAGTTCCTTTGCCAGAGCGGCAGAGAGTGATTCATAATCGGTGTAGCTGATTGGCAGCATACTTATTGCCTGAAGCTCGTTGCTGTAATCGTGCTGTCTCATTCTAACCTGATCAATAAGCTCCTCTATAATAGGAAGATACTGTTCATATGACTGCAGCTGCTTCTGGGACTCCCTGAGACTTAAGTAGTTCTTGTACATTCCAGCGTACAGAATGAGGATAAGTATGGTTGTAAACAGGAAAGACATAAACACATTCATGAAATCTTTAGGTGATATACGCTGGTATAAAACAATGGAGACCATGAAGGCAAATACAGCGAGTATTATATTCCTGAAAACCTGGTTTTTTATGATGAGGGTTTCATACAGCTTATTCATGTGTCCGAATTTGTACAGCAAAATAGCTATCACAAGAGCCATACTTTCAGTTACATATGTTGATGTATTGGTGAAAGGGTTGTCTGTGAATTGCATGATGACAACCATCTGTATAAGGTTCAGCACTGTCATGATTATAAGCGCCAGTGCATAGCCCGTTATGATCTTCATTGGCGGATAACGGAAGACCAGGGAGTAGAATACAAAGCAGTAGATGTATGATATCAGTGTGAATATTAACAAGGAGTCTGTAACTGTGGCAATCAGAGAGACTGGTAAAGTCAGCAGAAGCAAAGGTGGAAGTCTCTTTGCTATCTGGGAAAATTTTACATTATATATCGCCATCAAGAATACTAAAAATACAAAGGTATCAAACAGTATCTTGGAAAGAAAATCAAAATATGCAGCCATTATCTGTTCTCCAAATATTTTTCTGTTTCTGTTTTATATTTTCTGCCGATCGGTATGGAGCCCTGAACTCCAGACAGCATCAAAAGACAGTTTGCTCTATCGTAGCTGTGTATGAAGCTGGGAGTAAAATAGTAACTCCTATGGCATCTGACAAGAGGAATATCAGGCTTTTCCATCAACGTGTCAAATGTAGAATTTGTTACAATAAAGTCACCGTTTACTGTGAAAATGTGTTTGTGGTGTCCCTCGGATCTAACAAAGATAATATCCTGAGGAATCACATGGAACAAGATTCCCTGTATATCTTTGAGCTGTAATTTAGTCGGAACGGATTCTGAACCGTGCATTACATTGTTTATGGCCGACACGACTTCATCACTGTTGTACGGTTTTGAAAAATAGTATCGGCAGTGATATTTGTTTATTACATCAAGACTTGGGTTAGTTACGTCCGTTATAAATACGACAGGAGTGTCTTTGTGCTCAGGTTTGCGCCTGAGATAGGAACACACGTCAAGTCCACTTTTGCCATCTCCAAGGTTGATATCAAGCATAAAAAGGTCAAATTTAGAGGAGTCGATGATGGCTGTGGCTTCATTGAAGCACGATGCGGTGAATACAGAAAACGCTGGATAGTGTTCGGCGATTATATGATTCAGGCCGCTGCGCTGTATAGCGTCATCTTCAACAATAAGTATATTCATTGAAATCGGTGATTGTTGGTTCATATCGTTGTTCATATCAGTGTTCATATCAGTGTTCATTGTAAGGTTCCTCTGTTGTAACTGAAATATAAAAATTTATATAATAAATATGTTTTTTTCTTTAGTTAACTATAGTATTTTAACATACAATATTGGTATTATACAATAGGTAGAAAATAAGTATATGTATTTTATGCACAAAAATATTTGCTGTTCACGTCGATAGACACGTCATTCGTGTCGATTTTTGCCTGACCTATTGGAAAATGTATACAAATCGGATAATATTGTAAGCACAGGATAATTGACTCTGAGGGGAGATTGATTATAAAGTGTCAGAAGATGTATGCGGTGTGCAGTGGTTCCTGTAAAAAGGGCTGTTGTACAGCATATGTGATCTGACGCACACTACCATTTCAGATGGCTGTTCAAGCTACTTGATATGGTATAGCCATTTATCTATCGTAAGAAGCTGCTGCAGATTACAGACATCTGTGGCAGCTTCTTTTTTGTTCTGGCAATAGAAAAAGCGGCCAATCATACCTCTAAGTACCATCATATGCGTTACTGACACATAATCCTGTTTAAAAAATCAATGGAATATGGTATCATGTAAAGAAGCATGGGGTTTTGTATACATGAAGGACAGTAATCCCAACTAAAAAGACAAAAAGCTATTACCAGGAGGAAGAGTATGATTAAATTATTTGACAATGGTGCTTATCTTTTGCATGGCACAGAGCTGGTTGAGGATAATGCTGAGGCTGGTGCAGTCCTTGCATCAAAGATCGGCAGCGTTCCATCAAAGGAAGAGGCATCCAAGAACACACTTGCCTATGGAATATTGGAGAAGCACAACACATCAGACAACATGGACAATCTCAAGATAAAGTTTGATAAGATGACTTCCCACGATATAACATTTGTTGGAATCATCCAGACAGCCAGAGCGTCAGGACTCAAGGAATTTCCTATACCATATGTACTTACAAACTGCCACAATTCACTGTGTGCAGTAGGCGGTACCATCAATGAGGATGATCATATGTTTGGTCTTTCCTGTGCGAAGAAATTTGGTGGTGTGTATGTACCACCTCATCAGGCTGTTATACATCAGTTTGCCCGTGAGATGCTTGCTGAATGTGGAGCAATGATCCTTGGATCAGATTCTCATACACGTTACGGCGCTCTTGGTACCATGGCTATAGGAGAGGGCGGCGGTGAGCTTGCAAAGCAGCTCCTGTGCAAGACATACGATGTTGCAAAGCCGGGCGTTATCGCGATCTATCTTGATGGAGAGGTACAGAAGGGAGTAGGTCCTCAGGATGTGGCGCTTGCCATCATCGGAGCAACATTTGGATGCGGATATGTCAAGAATAAGGTTATGGAGTTTGTCGGCCCTGGAGTTGATAAGCTTTCAGCAGATTTCCGTATCGGTATCGATGTAATGACAACAGAGACGACCTGTCTGTCATCCATATGGAAGACAGATGACAAGATAAAGGATTGGTATGATATCCACGGCAGAAGTGAGGCATACAAGGAGATGAATCCTGGAGATGTTGCTTACTATGACGGAGTTGTATATGTTGACCTGTCAACAGTTAAGCCGATGATAGCTATGCCATTCCATCCAAGCAACACATATACCATCGATGATCTGAATGCCAACCTCATGGATATTCTCGATGATGTTGAGAAGCGTGCACTTGTAAGCCTTGATGGCAAGGTAGATTTCACACTTAAGGATAAGGTGAGAGATGGCAAGTTGTATGTAGAGCAGGGAATCATCGCCGGATGTGCCGGTGGTGGATATGAGAATATCTGCGATGCTGCCGATATACTCAGAGGCAAGAGCATAGGAGCTGATGAGTTCACACTTTCAGTATATCCTGCAAGTACGCCTATATATATGCAGCTCGCAAAGAACGGAGTCCTGGCAGATCTTATCGAGACAGGCTCTATCGTTAAGACTGCGTTCTGTGGACCTTGCTTTGGTGCCGGTGACACACCTGCCAACAACGCATTCTCCATCAGACATTCAACAAGAAACTTCCCTAACAGAGAGGGATCAAAGATACAGAATGGTCAGATATCATCTGTTGCACTTATGGATGCTCGTTCGATCGCAGCAACAGCAGCCAACAAGGGATACCTGACATCAGCAACAGACCTTGCAGATATAGAGTACACACATCCAAAGTATTTCTTCGACAAAGCTATATACGACAGAAGAGTTTACAACGGTGTCGGCAAAGCTGATCCATCAGTTGAGATCAAGTTTGGTCCAAACATCAAGGACTGGCCTGAGATGGTTCCACTTACAGACAACCTTCTCCTGAAAGTAGCATCAGTTATACATGATCCTGTAACTACAACTGATGAGCTTATCCCATCAGGAGAGACTTCATCATACAGATCAAATCCTCTTGGTCTTGCAGAGTTCACATTGTCGAGAAAGGATCCTGAGTACGTTGGAAGAGCAAAGGCTATTCAGGCGGTTGAGAAGGTTCGTGAGGCTGGAGAGTGCATGGGTAAGGCATTCCCAGAGGTCAAGGAAGTTATGCATGCTATCAAGGAGAAGTTCGAGGATGTATGCGGTAGCAATACAGGAGTTGGAAGTACCATATATGCTGTTAAGCCAGGTGACGGTTCAGCTCGTGAGCAGGCTGCATCATGCCAGAAGGTACTCGGCGGATGGGCAAACATTGCAAAGGAGTATGCTACCAAGAGATACAGATCAAACCTTATCAACTGGGGTATGCTTCCATTTGTCATAGACAAGGACTTTGATTTTGACAATGACGACTATGTATTCATTCCTGGCGTCAAGGATGCAGTGAAGAACAAGACAGAGGTTATCAAGGCTTATGTTGTGAACAAGAATTTTGCTGAGATAGAGCTTAGACTTGGAGAACTCACAGATGATGAGAGACAGATCATCACAGACGGCTGTCTCATCAACTACTACAAGTACAACTAATTTATATATTATATATGGTGCCGAGTGCGCCATGTATGTACATTTGCAGATTATGTATATTTTCAGATAATGTATATACGACGAGATAACAGGCATCATCATTGTGTGCATTTGCGCGGATTGGTGGTGCCTGTTGTTATTCATATAGCCTGTGTGATCCTGAGACGATGATGCACAATGGCGAAGACGAAAGGATTTGCATCGTGTCGGGGTTGCCAAGACAAAAATAAAATACAGGAGGTTTTTATAATGAGTAAATCAGAGATGGAAAAGATGCACACATGTGAGCTTTATCTTCCGGGTGACGAGGACATCGCCAGAGAGCAGATAAAGTGCCTGGACAGATTGTATGATTTCAATATGACCAGACCAACGGAGATGGTCAAGAGGCAGCAGATGCTTAAGGAGATGTTTGAGGAGATAGGAGACAACTGCTATATAGAGCCACCACTTCATGCAAACTGGGGCGGAAAGTTTGTGCATTTTGGAAATAACATATATGCCAACTTCAACCTGACAATGGTGGATGACACGCACATATATGTTGGAGACTATACAATGTTTGGTCCGAATGTCACACTGGCTACGGCGGGACATCCGATAGACGCAGATCTCAGAAAACAGGGATATCAGTACAATGCACCTATAACAATAGGCAAGAACTGCTGGATAGGTGCAGGAGTTACGATACTTCCGGGGGTAACTATAGGTGATAACACCGTCATAGGAGCTGGAAGTATGGTTGCAACGGATATTCCATCGAATGTGGTTGCTGTCGGAAACCCGTGTAAGGTTCTTCGTGAGGTAAATGAGCGAGATGCAAAGTATTACTTCAAAGATCACAGGATCGACTTCTTCCAGTACAACAACGTAAGTAAGAATGACTGATGAGGTGAATGAGTGAAGGTTATATGCAAAAGCTGCGGTAAAAAATTCGATCCTGAAAAGACAGGACATATGTGTCCGAGATGCGGTTCATGGTATGTGGAGAAAAACATAGATGGGCAGTTTGAAAGCGGAGCAGCCTCGGCAGATGCCGGTGATTACAATCAGGATCAGACATCATATACTGAAGACAAGAATAAACAGTATGGAAACGTGCACAGCGAGTGGTTCAAGAAGAAAGAAAAAGACGTACTCGATAATGAAAAGAGAATGGAAAAAGTCTGCATGATAATTATCATTGTATTTTTCCTGATAATAAGTTTGGGGACCGTTTATTCGGCGCTCACGTCAGATCATGACAAAAGTCTTGGGTTTGATGAAGAATCAGAAGACGAATATGAGGATACAGATGATGAAATATACAGTGGCGATGGGAATTATTATGTTGATAGTATCCCAGTCAAAGGATATGCATTTGGAGACAAGATGGTGAATGTGGATCCTGATGGAAATGCGGCGTGGTTGACGATCGATTCAGTGAAGCCTATAGATCTGGAAGATGCCGATATTCCCGAAGGATATGTAGTATATGACATGGAATATGAGATGGATGCTCCGGATGATGGGGATTCAGATGCAGAGGATATGTCAGACGGAGGGGATTATTTTGATGTATATCTCAGATCAAAATCCTGTATGATGTTGGAACCTATGAGTCAGGAGAACATAGACATTTTGGTGTCATATGATGGATATGCAGATGCCAATGACATATCAGAAGTAGTGGATGCTGATCATGGGCATATGTACTTTATGGTCAGGTCAGGCGATTACGGGTATATGGTTGTATATTGTCAGAATGATGATCCTGATTTATTTGAAGGTAAGTCTAGTCCTATAAATAATATATATGTGGTAGGTGAGAAGGCTGATGCGTCGGTTTGGTATGATGTGAGTAAGCTTGACACTCCTAAAGGAAAGTTATACAAACTATACGATGGAGAGTATGGACAGAAAATTGAGAATGATAAGAAATATACTCTTCCCGGTGGGGCGGAAATTACCACTGATGAGATAAGTTATCTGAGTGGAGTAGACTTTGATTATGACAGTTATGACTATTATCTGGTGAGCGATATACTGTTAAATCACGGCGCGAGAATAGGAAGCTTTGACATTGTGGTTATAGATACGGGCAGCGATACGGATCCAATAAAGAGAACGATTTCTTATGGCGAATATACAGATGACGCCCTTACTCCAATGTCTGTGGTGTATCAATATATTGTGTACGGTATTCCGAAGGGACAGGATAAGATTATAGATGTTACATATGAATTTGGATCAGTGTGGGATGAACTGCAGCATGAGAGCGGAAGACTGCCGGTTCCGGAGCAATAATATTATATATGATGCTATATAGATGAAGGATTATTTATAATATCCTGAATGATATACAGATGAAGTTATAAGAAAAGGCATACATGGACGGTACAGTGAAATGTACTGTCATGTATGCCTTTTGTGATTAATCTCTTTGCTTACTGCTTTGATATAGCAGCTGCTTCAGTGCTCTTGGCAACCTCTACGATAGAAGAGGTGAGACCTGCGATTCCCTGGATCTCGGATGGAATGATGATCTTGGTAGCCTTGCCGTCTGCAGCCTTTGCGAATGCTTCGAGGCTCTTGAGTGTGATAACCTGATTTGATGGCATTGATTCATTAAGAGCTCTGATACCATCTGCATTTGCCTGCTGTACAGCGAGTATAGCCTGTGCCTGACCTTCAGCTTCCTTGATAGTTGCTTCCTTCTTAGCTTCAGCACGAAGGATCTGGGATGCCTTCTCGGCCTCAGCTTCGAGGATAACTGACTGCTTGTTACCTTCTGCGATGAGGATGGCTGACTTCTTCTCACCTTCGGCACGAAGGATCTGCTCACGTCTCTCACGCTCTGCCTTCATCTGCTTCTCCATTGCATCCTGAATAGCTGCAGGAGGGATGATGTTCTTGAGCTCTACTCTGTTGACCTTGATTCCCCAAGGATCAGTAGCCTCGTCAAGCGTAGCTCTCATCTTGGTGTTTATTGTCTCTCTTGATGTAAGTGTCTGGTCAAGTTCAAGATCACCGATGATGTTACGAAGAGTTGTGGCTGTCAGGTTCTCAATGGCCATGATAGGATTCTCAACTCCGTAGCTGAAAAGCTTTGGATCTGTGATCTGAAAGAATACGACAGTATCGATTCTCATTGTAACGTTATCCTTGGTGATAACCGGCTGTGGTGCAAAGTCAACAACCTGCTCTTTGAGAGTAACCTTTTTTGCAACCTTGTCAATGACAGGCATCTTCATGTGAAGTCCAACAGACCATGTTGCCTGATATGTTCCAAGTCTCTCAATTACATAGGCATGTGCCTGTGGCACGATCTTGATCGTACTGCAGATAACAACGATTACGATCAGACATAAAATAATAATTAGTGCTGTTCCAATTCCGTCCATATTAATCTCCTTAATAATTAAAATAGTGTGTGAATAAGTAATAAAATAATGTACATCAAAGACATGCTGGCCTTTTTTGCTCTCCGTTACCGGTCTGCCTGCTCAACAATAGCTTTTACGCCGGATATCTCGCAGATTACAACTTCGGTACCTGTTGGTATGATATTGTTGCTTTTGGATCTTGCTGTCCATTCAACCCCATTAATCATAACCTGACCTTTTGACTTGAGATTGTCTATATCATCGGATACGATCACGTGTTTGCCGATGAGACTCTCTACGTTGGTTTTTACCAGTTTGTTGTCAAGATGTTTCTTGGCAATAGGCCTCGTTGTGAAAAAGAGAATGGTTGTTACAACAAGAAATACAACAATCTGTAGCGGTAATGAACCGCCGAAAAACGCGATGATCATGGCAACCAGTGCGCCACCGCAGGCCCAGATAGTTGTGAGTCCGAGCGATATGATCTCAACAATGAGACATACGGCAAATATTATAAGCCAGGTTACAATCTCCCAATTCATATAGAACACCTCCCTTGTGTAGGAAATCCTGATATGCGATAAAACTCGCATTGCCCTTGGCTAGTTTCCATTTTACTAGAAAAATAATTACTAAACAACATAAATATTCTGAATATACAATCCTTTAAAGTGCATTATATGCACGAATTATAAAATTATTAGGAATAAATAATAAAGGCTTGGTTAAATATGTGTAAGCTGTCTTGCACCATTCGGTAAAAACAAATATAATAAAAAAGCGGTTGCCGGGACTTTCCGGTGAGCCGTACACAAGCTTATGGATGGGAGAGAAAAAGGTGGCGGCAAATAACAAAAAGAGACGAATCTTAAATATAAGCCTGGCGGTTATAGGAATAATCGTCGTGGGACTTTTATTTAACAAGATACTTGAACAGTGGGCAGGCTTTCGGGCGATAATAGATAAAATCTCAGGCGCATTTGCACCAATTATAGTGGGTGCGGTCATAGCGTTTCTTATGAATCCGGTACTTGTATTTTTTGACAGGCTTTTTCATACGATATTTCAGGACAAAGTTATCACGGATAAGAAGAAACTGTTTAAGGTATCAAGAACACTGTCGGTTATACTCACAACTATAGTATTTCTGGGAATCATAACTGGTGTAGTATGGCTTGTGGTGCCACAGCTCTATGACAGTATCAAGCAGCTGGTTGGCAATATGGATAATTATTATTCCAACCTGCAGAATATGGTGGAGAATATCAATGAGAAATTCCAAAAACTCAATATCCCTGAGGATGAGCTGAACAAGTATATGAATACAGCATATCTGAAGCTGCAGGACATGTTGAACACAAAGATCATGCCTAATGTAGACAAGATCGTGGTGAATATAGGAAGCGGGGTATTTTCCGGATTGAAGTTCCTGTATAATTTCCTTATAGGTATAGTGGCTTCTATATATGTGATGGCAAATAAGGAATATCTAGCATCAAGGGGAAAGAAGATCATATATGCTGTGTTCAAGGTAAAGAATGCGAATAATATCCTCGATGGTCTTTCAGAGATGTACAGGATTTTTGGACAGTTTATCAATGGCAAAATACTTGATTCACTTATAATTGGAATGATAATGTTTATAGTTTCTACAATACTCAATCTGCCATATGCAGTGCTGATAAGTGTTATTGTGGGAGTGACAAATGTTATACCATTCTTTGGGCCGATCATAGGAGCTATACCTTGTTTCTTTATCGTACTTATAGCCGATCCGATCAAGAGTCTGGTGCTGCTTCTTGTTATACTCATATTGCAGCAGTTTGATGGGAATATTCTTGGACCGAAGATCATTGGTGATACCACAGGACTTTCAAGTTTCTGGGTACTTACCGCGGTTATTGTGGGTGGAGGCCTGTTTGGATTCTTTGGAATGCTCCTGGGCGTTCCTGTATTTGCGTGCTGTTATATGTATATTAACAGGACATGTACTGCAAAGCTGCAGGATAAGAACCTGGCATTCAAGACCTCTGAGTATGAGAAGATAAAGAGGATTGATGAGGAGACGGGTGAACCGATATACAGGACAGAAGAGGAAGAGGACATAAGATTCAAGAAAAAGACTCCAGAACAGAAACAGGAAGAGCGTGAGAATAAGAGGAAGCTCAAGCAGAAACAGCATATGCTTCAGTATCCATCAGATCTACCTGATGATGAATACTCAAAGAAAGAGCCTGCACAGAATATAGATGATCAGGATGGTGATGAAGATGAGTCCGATGATGATCCGATCAGTATCCTTGATAAATTCATGCATGTTATGAAGAGCGTTGCCAGCAGGGCGGATGCTGAAAAGCTAGCAAAAAATATTGTGGAAAATGATGAAAGTACCGGGCGTGATCCAGATGATACTGGAAAGCAAACTGCTGGAGAAGATCAGACTGAGGATACCGGAGCCGGAGATCCACACAAATAAAAAAGAATATCAATACGGGGAATAAAGTCTGAGTCTCTGTATTACATAAGATAAAAGAACAGATTTGCTTTTACACAAATCTGTTCTTTTTTTCATCGTATGAATAATCTATGGTTGCAAGCTTTTTCTTTACACCATCCGCATCAACGCATAGAGAACTGCACAATTCGTCAAGGCTTGGATAATCGTCTCTGAGCTTTGTGTTGATGAAACTGAGAAGGACCATGGGATCCTTTGGGAGTGATGAATATTCCATAGTAAAATACCTCCTTGTGGTATATTGCGTCATAATATATGAAGTGATTATAAATATTATGGTTGAATTAGCAGCATAAAATTGGTATATATATAGTTTGTGGAAATTGTTCAGTGGCGCATATGCGTGACTTGGTCATGCATGCAACACTTGAATTTTACAATATAGATATAGAAATGGCAATAAGGAGTTAAATATGAGTACAAACACTGGTGCGGAAAAGAAAGGCAAGCTATCAGGAAAAGGAAGTAATCTGGCACTTCAGGCGGGGATTCTGGCTGGCGCTGGAATCGTGTCAAGGATCATAGGTCTGCTGTACAGATCCCCTCTGTATCAGATACTTGGAGATGAAGGAAATGGGTATTATGGATCAGCATATGCCATATATGCAATGGTCATCATGATAGCGACATATAGCATCCCAACTGCGGTATCGAAACTCGTCGCAGGCAAGATAGCAATGGGACAGTACAAAAGTGCCAGACGTATTTATTATTGTACATTTATATATGTAGTGATAGCAGGAGCTGTGGCGGCACTCATCACATACTTTGGTGCTGAGTGGTTTGTCAGTGATCAGCCAAATGCTGTGCTCAGTCTTAAGATACTTGCACCTACCATATTTATATCAGGATTCCTAGCCATATTCAGAGGATATCTGCAGGCATACAATACCATGGTGCCTACATCTATATCCCAGATCATAGAGCAGCTTGTGAATGCCGCGGTAAGTATAATTGCAGCGTACATGCTTGCAAGACCATTTGCTGCGGGAACCACAGAACATGCAAAGTACGGATCTGCGGGAAGTGCCATGGGTACAGGTGCCGGAGTCCTTGGGGGATTGATATTTATACTGTTCGCATATGCGAAGAGAAGAAAAGGCATCATGGAGTCTGTGAAAATGGATACAAGCCCGGACACAGAATCCTATGGAAAGCTGTTTAGAATCATCATAGCAACAGTCACTCCAATCGTGGTGGCTGCGGTGGTGTACAATGTATTGACCCCTATAGATATGAAGGTATTTTATGTTGTCATGAAGATGAAGGGAATGGATTCGCTGGAAATGGCGAAATTGTACGGTATTTATTCTGGACAGTACACGGTCCTCACGAACCTTCCGCTTGCCATAGCAGCTTCAGTAGGAATCGCATACATTCCTGGAATATCAGGGGCGT
This sequence is a window from Coprococcus eutactus. Protein-coding genes within it:
- a CDS encoding SPFH domain-containing protein — protein: MDGIGTALIIILCLIVIVVICSTIKIVPQAHAYVIERLGTYQATWSVGLHMKMPVIDKVAKKVTLKEQVVDFAPQPVITKDNVTMRIDTVVFFQITDPKLFSYGVENPIMAIENLTATTLRNIIGDLELDQTLTSRETINTKMRATLDEATDPWGIKVNRVELKNIIPPAAIQDAMEKQMKAERERREQILRAEGEKKSAILIAEGNKQSVILEAEAEKASQILRAEAKKEATIKEAEGQAQAILAVQQANADGIRALNESMPSNQVITLKSLEAFAKAADGKATKIIIPSEIQGIAGLTSSIVEVAKSTEAAAISKQ
- a CDS encoding NfeD family protein, which translates into the protein MNWEIVTWLIIFAVCLIVEIISLGLTTIWACGGALVAMIIAFFGGSLPLQIVVFLVVTTILFFTTRPIAKKHLDNKLVKTNVESLIGKHVIVSDDIDNLKSKGQVMINGVEWTARSKSNNIIPTGTEVVICEISGVKAIVEQADR
- a CDS encoding AI-2E family transporter codes for the protein MGEKKVAANNKKRRILNISLAVIGIIVVGLLFNKILEQWAGFRAIIDKISGAFAPIIVGAVIAFLMNPVLVFFDRLFHTIFQDKVITDKKKLFKVSRTLSVILTTIVFLGIITGVVWLVVPQLYDSIKQLVGNMDNYYSNLQNMVENINEKFQKLNIPEDELNKYMNTAYLKLQDMLNTKIMPNVDKIVVNIGSGVFSGLKFLYNFLIGIVASIYVMANKEYLASRGKKIIYAVFKVKNANNILDGLSEMYRIFGQFINGKILDSLIIGMIMFIVSTILNLPYAVLISVIVGVTNVIPFFGPIIGAIPCFFIVLIADPIKSLVLLLVILILQQFDGNILGPKIIGDTTGLSSFWVLTAVIVGGGLFGFFGMLLGVPVFACCYMYINRTCTAKLQDKNLAFKTSEYEKIKRIDEETGEPIYRTEEEEDIRFKKKTPEQKQEERENKRKLKQKQHMLQYPSDLPDDEYSKKEPAQNIDDQDGDEDESDDDPISILDKFMHVMKSVASRADAEKLAKNIVENDESTGRDPDDTGKQTAGEDQTEDTGAGDPHK
- a CDS encoding DUF4250 domain-containing protein — translated: MEYSSLPKDPMVLLSFINTKLRDDYPSLDELCSSLCVDADGVKKKLATIDYSYDEKKNRFV
- a CDS encoding putative polysaccharide biosynthesis protein codes for the protein MSTNTGAEKKGKLSGKGSNLALQAGILAGAGIVSRIIGLLYRSPLYQILGDEGNGYYGSAYAIYAMVIMIATYSIPTAVSKLVAGKIAMGQYKSARRIYYCTFIYVVIAGAVAALITYFGAEWFVSDQPNAVLSLKILAPTIFISGFLAIFRGYLQAYNTMVPTSISQIIEQLVNAAVSIIAAYMLARPFAAGTTEHAKYGSAGSAMGTGAGVLGGLIFILFAYAKRRKGIMESVKMDTSPDTESYGKLFRIIIATVTPIVVAAVVYNVLTPIDMKVFYVVMKMKGMDSLEMAKLYGIYSGQYTVLTNLPLAIAASVGIAYIPGISGAYAQNDMKKTNRLLNQALSMSMLVTIPCAVGMGVLAKPIIQLLFSGADPMAAKCMYLGFISIVFFAQSTVTNSVLQAMGKVMAPVINATLALVIHVVVLVIMLYCTDWALYALVLGSIVNSLLICIFNQRSLTKYKTGRMDNRRIYVAPTIASIFMGVVTIIVYEGCRKLIGNWVISMFVAVFVAIIFYAVAILKVGGYTEEELLNMPKGGLIVKFAKKFRLL